From the Trifolium pratense cultivar HEN17-A07 linkage group LG4, ARS_RC_1.1, whole genome shotgun sequence genome, the window TCATGTATGGCATGGTTTGTAGTAGGCCTGATTTATCATATGCAATTAGTGTGGTAAGTCGGTTTATGGCAAATCCGGGCCAAGTTCATTGGCAAGCTTTGAAGTGGGTTCTGAGATATTTGAATGGTTCTTTGGAGGGTGGTCTGAAGTACACAAGAACTGATCCAGGAAGAGATGCTTTGGAGGGATATGTGGATGCGGACTATGCAGGTAACATAGACACTAGAAAATCCTTATCGGGTTTTGTGTTTACATTGTTCGGTACAGCGGTAACGTGGAAGGCCAATCAACAATCTGTTGTAGCTTTGTCAACAACTCAAGCAGAATACATAGCCCTTGTTGAAGGGGTCAAGGAAGCCATATGGTTGAAGGGTATGATTGGAGAAATGGGGATTAGTCAAGGATGTGTGAAGATACATTGTGACAATCAGAGTGCCATTCATTTGGCAAATCACCAGGTGTATCATGAAAGGACAAAGCACATTGACATTCGGTTGCATTTTGTAAGAGACATGATTGAGACAAAAGAGATCATGGTGGAGAAAATTGCATCGGAGGAGAATCCAGCTGACATGTTCACCAAATCGTTACCTAGAGCTaagttcaagcattgcttggacttgattaacttcgttgaagagtagacggaggttggagagagcagcacgatGGTTGATGAGAAGTCGACATCACCAttgatttaaaggcaaggtggagaattgttgaatattgccttgaaataatgtaaaaatcagaaaatcatgttttggtagtctctgcctgctcacgcccaggcgtgggagttggcgcccaggcgtgaaaaactgggctgaactcaggttgctcacgcccaggcgtgggaggctgCGCTCAGGCGTAGTGTCTGCgggcctatatatatgttatgcgttttctgacttttttaaggggtttttagggtttcaaaggcTAACAAAAAGGCTAGGGTTGAGAGATttcatcttgggaagactctagggttagggaaacattctatcaccttgggaaacactttcatattgaatttcttggtcacgggaagaaattcgggcttagggtagatttaggaaaaactctaaatcttgtaactcttgtggtgaatttcattgtaatcaaggaacaagtttgatagtggatcggagaactgctctctcccccagagtaggtcacattgactgaactgggtaaacaattctcttgtgttcttttcttttatcgctttatcttttgatttgtgatttttattgccgatctcattatttgattgcttaatcgttatttgctccacacatcaattattttattggtgtgattcaatccgaattcacaacaattatAGTATACGACATCTATGTCTCTAGCATCACATTACTTCATTGAAATGTATCTTCCAATGaagacaaaaatattgaaaaaaagtCTAGTATATGACATACATGTCTCTAACATCACTTTACTTTATAGCAATATACCTTTCAACGAagacaaaaaaatagaaaaaaaagtgTAGTATATGACATACATGTCTCTAAAAACACACATACTTTATTCTTTCTTATCCTGAGTTAGCTCCATCAAACAAGGGAATCACGTCTCTCTCCTTGTTCCACAAGTATAGATGGCTAACAAGATTTTTATTCTTAGTTGTCGTGGTCGTGCTAGCTAGCTATATGGTGGAAAATAGAACTACCATCTGtattttctctattttgatTGGAATTTGTGTGAATCTTAAAAATTTAATCTCATAAGAGAAGGAAATGGTCTTTCTGTGACTTGGCCCGTGCGTGAAATTTGGATCACATAAATTTATGGACATGCTATtgcctttaaaaataaaaaaaaaaagaaggacaTGCTATTGAATTCAAATGGGAGTAGTTATAGTCTCACATCAATTATGAATGACTTCATTGTTAGATTTTTAAGAGAGGCAATTCATATTCCTAATACCTTAAGATTTTGTGTTAGGATTATTATAGAATAAAGGGAAATTTGAGTAGTTATGTTTTGTTAGAGTAATTAGTTAGTTAATTGGTTAGTTTGTTAGGTCGCTTCAAATTTACTCGCTTTGGTTTCGTTTTCTTTTAATTTACCATCGCAATCTTTATAGTCCAAAACCATATTTTCTTAAGTTTCTTTCCCCCACACATAAGATTGCTAACTAATTTATAGTCAGATTCAATATAACCGTTAACCAAAGTTTACCGTAAAAACATCCTAGATTTTTTTCCGTTCGCTTTTTTGTCTTTATTGATAGATATTATATCCGTCTCTAAATATAAgactctttttaaaaataacggagattaaaaaagttatttgtgatattaaatttgttgacaaattatattatttttacaattttatccttcaagaGAGGATGAGTTAatgttttgtttaaaatatatttttctttcaagtaCTCCCTTTTTATAAAACCCCTTTCAAATTACAAGACTGATAATTACACAACCGAATAATTATGATACAAAAATAGTCCTCTATGGTAAAAAAAGGTACCAATACAATGAAGTGTCTCATTTTGTGTCAAAATGTCTGTTCCAAGACACCAATTTCCTTTAAGTGTAAAAGTATAAACTATGCAAAGCAGTGACATTAACAAACAACAACTTTGCTTCTCTTCTCTCTGAGATAATCAAAACCCAATAGTTATGGGTGCCTATATTGCAACTATCACCTTCCTGCTGTTCATGTCCTTATCATTACCAAATACAGTAGCTCAAACAAAACCACAACTACTAGAGCGGATAGCACCGGGTTCCTCACTTTCCCCCCATAGTAGTGATTACAACTCTATGTGGATTTCTCCTTCCTGCCTATTTGCTTTTGGCTTTTATCCACAAGGCAACAATGGTTTTGTCGTTGGGATTTGGTTGATTGGCAAGATAAACAACACACTAGTATGGACTGCAAACCGGGATGATCCTCCAGTAACCTCAACTGCAAAGCTACAATTCACCGTTAATGGTACAATAATACTAACAGATCAACAGGGACAAGGGAAGCTTATTGTTAATGCTAATACAAGAGCTTCCTCTGCCTCCATGCTTGATTCTGGGAACTTTGTACTATACAGCGACAATAATAATTCAAGGATCATATGGCAGAGTTTCGATCACCCAACTGATACTTTGTTAGGGAGTCAATCTCTACCATGTGGAGGCCAACTGTCCTCTAGTTTGTCAGAGACCAATTACTCAACCGGAAGGTTTCATCTCAACATGCAAGTTGATGGAAATCTTGTTCTGTATCCAGCATACACAACAGAAACAGTTTGGGATGCTTATTGGGCGTCAGATACTAATGGTGTCAATGTCAAATATCATCTTTACCTCAACAATACAGGATTACTGCAGATCTTGAATAGCAGCCGTGATTATGACCTTATTAAAACTTTGATTCATGCTGAAGAAAACCAAAATACTGGACGACACCAGACTGTTTATCGTGCAACCCTCGATTTTGATGGGTTTTTTCGGCTGCATGCTCATTATGTTAACAATGGCAGTGACAAAATTATAGCAGGTTTTCCAACAAGCAGCAGGACATGTGCAGTAAAAGGGTTTTGTGGCTTCAACAGCTACTGCACATTCGATGACAACAAACAATTGTGCAAGTGTCTCTCTGGTTATAAATATATAGATGAAAATGAAAAGACTCTTGGCTGTGAAAGGAACTATTCAAAAGTAGAGTGTAGAGGTGACAAAGATGGTTTGACCTTTTATAACATGGTCCTGATGAACAATATTGTATGGAAGGACCATCCTTATTTTAAAGATGACAAGATGCCAACAGAAGAAGCATGCTCATTGGCTTGTTTGGTTGATTGCAACTGTTGGGCTGCAAAGTATGAATCTGGAAGCTGCACGAAACAAGGACTGCCTTTGAGATATGTCAAACGAACATATGAAGCTTACGATTCTACCACGACTTTCATAAAGGTTGGAAACAACAGCATCCAAAACTCAGAGGAGCATGAAAACCCTTATGCTTTTCCCCTTCCAATCAAGAGTACAAGTAACAAAGCAATAGTGCATATTATTGTTGTTACTTTGGTACTTAGCATCGTTTTGTGTTCAGGTATGTTTATATCCATCCATTACATGTACAAGATTCGTGTACTAAAGTATAAAAGGCTAACAGAAACTGGGAACTTTGGAGGGTTGAATGAAGATTTGGCTTTGAGAAGATTTACATACAATGAGCTGAGAAGAGCAACAAATCATTTTAAGGAAGAGTTGGGTAAGGGAGCTTTTGGAAAAGTTTACAAAGGAGCCTTAAACAAAGGCAATAGATTGATTGCAGTAAAGAGACTGGAGAAGTTAGTGGAAGAAGGAGAGAGGGAGTTTCAAGCAGAAGTGAGAGCCATTGGGAAAACCCACCACAGGAACCTAGTTAGATTACTTGGTTTCTGTTCTGAGGGTTCTAAAAGGCTTCTGGTTTATGAATACATGAGCAATGGTTCACTTGGAAAGCTTCTGTTTGGTGGTCAAAGACGTCCGGGTTGGGATGAAAGA encodes:
- the LOC123921320 gene encoding G-type lectin S-receptor-like serine/threonine-protein kinase LECRK1 gives rise to the protein MGAYIATITFLLFMSLSLPNTVAQTKPQLLERIAPGSSLSPHSSDYNSMWISPSCLFAFGFYPQGNNGFVVGIWLIGKINNTLVWTANRDDPPVTSTAKLQFTVNGTIILTDQQGQGKLIVNANTRASSASMLDSGNFVLYSDNNNSRIIWQSFDHPTDTLLGSQSLPCGGQLSSSLSETNYSTGRFHLNMQVDGNLVLYPAYTTETVWDAYWASDTNGVNVKYHLYLNNTGLLQILNSSRDYDLIKTLIHAEENQNTGRHQTVYRATLDFDGFFRLHAHYVNNGSDKIIAGFPTSSRTCAVKGFCGFNSYCTFDDNKQLCKCLSGYKYIDENEKTLGCERNYSKVECRGDKDGLTFYNMVLMNNIVWKDHPYFKDDKMPTEEACSLACLVDCNCWAAKYESGSCTKQGLPLRYVKRTYEAYDSTTTFIKVGNNSIQNSEEHENPYAFPLPIKSTSNKAIVHIIVVTLVLSIVLCSGMFISIHYMYKIRVLKYKRLTETGNFGGLNEDLALRRFTYNELRRATNHFKEELGKGAFGKVYKGALNKGNRLIAVKRLEKLVEEGEREFQAEVRAIGKTHHRNLVRLLGFCSEGSKRLLVYEYMSNGSLGKLLFGGQRRPGWDERVRIALDIARGISYLHGECEASIIHCDIKPQNILMDEFWTAKISDFGLAKLLMPDQTRTFTVIRGTRGYMAPEWNKNTPISLKADVYSYGIMLLEILCCRRNLDVNVLEPEEILLSGWAYKVFVVGEVSKLVPWEVIDKDVLENMVNVALWCIQDDPFLRPTMKGVVLILEGVTDIAIPPCPVSNSA